In Brachyhypopomus gauderio isolate BG-103 unplaced genomic scaffold, BGAUD_0.2 sc649, whole genome shotgun sequence, the following proteins share a genomic window:
- the LOC143507214 gene encoding serine/threonine-protein kinase pim-1-like, which yields MRQPRLEQQEAPAAQTDRQNTQRMKRSLRHTVRDVSPDDAAPLKDLQLNSNVPAQTKTDVLMDDLPTSPSNARTPRSPVKSLIPPLHPSPPTAVPTKHLLPRRRRAPSLIRARPSLSNSSVSFTSRYTAGRLLGTGGFGSVYAGVRKADGKQIAIKFVPKYHAERFITVPGNTRRLPLEVALMEMVCKPPRCEHIVELLEWFECHKCFILILERPVPCIDLFDFLNLHQRQLPEPLARRIMRQVVQAVLHCHDRGVLHRDIKGKNLLVNLDTLDVKLIDFGCGDLLKTGPYRHFRGTMVYSPPEWQVDRTYEGRQATIWSLGVLLYSIICGHLPFEKVEDIVEAHLCFSGNPSRDCRHLITWCLQKDPAKRPVLEDVLAHEWFLEGLQN from the exons atgcgtcagcctcgtctggagcagcaagaagctccagccgcacagacGGATCGGCAGAAcacgcagcgaatgaagcgcagccttaggcacacggtgagggacgtgagcccagacgacgcggcacctctgaaag acctgcagctgaacagtaaTGTTCCAGCCCAGACTAAGACCGATGTCCTCATGGATGATTTGCCCACGAGCCCCAGCAATGCACGCACCCCCAGAAGTCCCGTCAAAAGTTTGATTCCCCCGCTTCATCCCAGCCCCCCCACGGCTGTCCCTACTAAACACTTACTGCCACGACGCAGACGAGCTCCCAGTCTGATCAGAGCACGCCCGTCCCTTTCAAACAGTTCTG tgAGCTTCACTTCACGTTACACTGCGGGACGTCTTCTGGGCACAGGAGGATTCGGCTCAGTGTATGCAGGAGTCCGCAAGGCTGATGGAAAACAG ATCGCCATTAAATTTGTGCCAAAGTATCACGCAGAAAGGTTCATCACTGTT CCCGGCAATACTCGCCGTCTCCCCTTAGAGGTGGCTTTAATGGAGATGGTGTGCAAGCCACCTCGTTGTGAGCATATTGTGGAGCTCCTAGAATGGTTTGAGTGCCACAAGTGCTTCATCTTGATTCTGGAGCGACCCGTCCCCTGCATAGACCTGTTTGACTTCTTGAACTTGCACCAACGCCAACTGCCTGAGCCACTGGCACGACGGATCATGCGTCAGGTGGTTCAGGCTGTCCTTCACTGCCATGACCGTGGAGTTCTGCATAGAGACATCAAGGGAAAGAACCTTCTGGTGAACCTGGACACCCTTGACGTCAAGTTGATCGACTTTGGCTGTGGCGATCTGCTTAAGACCGGACCCTACAGGCACTTTAGAG GCACCATGGTATACAGCCCACCTGAATGGCAGGTTGACAGGACGTATGAGGGCCGTCAAGCCACCATCTGGAGTCTGGGTGTGCTCCTCTAcagtattatctgtggacatCTGCCCTTTGAGAAGGTGGAGGACATTGTTGAGGCACACCTGTGCTTCAGTGGAAACCCATCCAGAG actgccgcCATCTGATAACATGGTGTCTTCAAAAGGATCCTGCAAAACGTCCTGTGCTCGAGGATGTTCTTGCACATGAGTGGTTTTTAGAAGGACTTCAGAACTAA